From the genome of Bordetella sp. H567, one region includes:
- a CDS encoding autotransporter family protein: MIRVHLAVPLLAVPLVAVDAAAEETSTRRTRTLGYTWSSAGGNFDIPAASDFVTVPLGLSGPGGLRKRGNGELRLHGANTYTGGTHIAQGILQVGNGEGAGSIVGNVYNDGLLEFERGDDVSFGGRISGRGSVHFLGTGTMTLTGDHAYTGITALGYGRLRLGDGGTSGSLAGAVYNHGAELVFDRSDTLRVSQGLYGYGTVVQAGTGTTIVSGTNNYHGRTQVRRGTLVLEGAQARITGQLTVWRGATLAGSGTVGSSVFVEDGATLLADRPDGTLAMKELVLRPGATLRVSLDGASALRQPRFEVARDLVLDGTVHIAGSADRGLHRLIAYGGILTDRTLEIGDVPPGTRRAAWHVRTSRPGRVDLLHDGGRPVRFYGNGNYWRAAGGVVGGGTAAGGSSAVGGSGAVGRSGAVRGNGAVGGNGAVGGLGTIGGHGTVDGPGGVGEWSEDGTVADGAWTDNAMAIFGGNPRTVIVDDSAGTVRFSGTQFLVDGYTVAGAGTLTTDTPDTVLRVGDGATIGNNNDATGNGNRKDGVGDGGGGGGRIGGGSDGSGGGGGSGSGTGSGGGDTGGNMRATISATIAGPGGLVKTGPGTLVLHGINHHTGGTTLKEGVLEIREDRNLGAPHAELAFDGGTLRATADITGSRPVGVRGPGGTVDTGPHTVHWTGPYTGTGTLTKTGPGTLHLAGPNAATGALAVAAGTLRATATGALAPSMRIVVGRGATLDTADTQQTIAGLDNAGLVTLATPLPPGASAGALPGNVLVVRGDYIGRDGVVRLRTHLGGSDSPTDRLVIDGGRASGRTRLAIVNTGGLGAHTRGDGIEVIRAVNGATTTAQTTRDAFALQGGHVDAGAYQYRLYPGDAYGAGESWYLRSTAPAVPAAAAQGAIPGSGQGAARAMAAAPGRTSYRPETALYAALPAMLTQVDLAMLGTLHRREGDGAVSAALDSGASRRRAWGRVIDQDTRIRQHGTVAPRSAGWTSGVQAGADLYAGTHHRAGLYGGTLGWRHRVHGDAGGIPDRAVGRLQGRSNQLGAYWTYKADAGWYADMVLQHGHERGKGNAAGGSSADFRARGTLVSLETGAPLPLGRRWTGEPQAQLIAVHRHIGDVDLPAATVRQHPGNTVIARLGLRLKGDYAGRHGQALPYARVNLWHGLPGSDTQSIQGPGGTARIGEARGYTSGELAAGGTWIVNRHIGLYGEIGRLYPLGGAQRVSAGHTISAGMRIAW; encoded by the coding sequence ATGATCAGAGTCCATCTTGCAGTACCGCTGCTGGCGGTCCCACTCGTGGCCGTCGACGCCGCCGCCGAGGAGACCAGCACCCGGCGAACGCGTACCCTGGGCTACACGTGGTCCAGCGCGGGCGGGAACTTCGATATCCCGGCCGCGAGCGACTTCGTCACCGTCCCGCTCGGCCTCTCCGGACCGGGCGGCCTACGCAAGCGGGGCAACGGCGAGTTGCGCCTGCACGGCGCGAACACCTACACCGGCGGCACGCATATCGCGCAAGGCATCCTGCAGGTGGGCAATGGCGAAGGTGCCGGCAGCATCGTCGGCAACGTCTACAACGACGGCCTGCTGGAGTTCGAACGCGGGGACGACGTCAGCTTCGGCGGCCGCATCAGCGGGCGAGGCTCGGTCCATTTCCTGGGGACCGGCACGATGACGCTGACCGGCGACCACGCGTACACCGGCATCACGGCCCTGGGATACGGCAGGCTGCGCCTGGGCGATGGCGGCACCTCGGGTTCGCTCGCGGGCGCCGTGTACAACCACGGCGCGGAACTGGTCTTCGATCGGAGCGACACGCTGCGCGTGTCACAGGGGCTGTACGGCTACGGCACCGTCGTGCAGGCCGGAACAGGCACGACGATCGTGAGCGGCACCAACAATTATCACGGCAGGACGCAGGTCCGCCGCGGCACCCTGGTGCTGGAGGGCGCCCAAGCGCGGATAACGGGGCAATTGACGGTTTGGCGCGGGGCGACGCTGGCGGGCAGCGGCACGGTGGGAAGCAGCGTGTTCGTCGAAGACGGCGCGACCTTGCTGGCGGACCGGCCAGACGGCACGCTCGCGATGAAGGAGCTGGTCCTGCGACCCGGCGCCACGCTGCGCGTGTCGCTGGACGGCGCGTCCGCGCTGCGCCAGCCGCGCTTCGAGGTGGCGCGGGACCTGGTCCTGGACGGCACCGTGCATATCGCGGGCAGCGCGGATCGCGGACTTCATCGGCTGATCGCCTACGGGGGAATACTGACCGATCGGACCCTGGAGATCGGCGACGTGCCCCCCGGCACGCGCCGCGCCGCCTGGCACGTGCGCACCTCGCGGCCCGGGCGTGTGGATCTGCTGCATGATGGTGGCCGGCCCGTTCGCTTCTACGGGAATGGGAATTATTGGCGCGCCGCCGGGGGCGTCGTCGGCGGCGGCACTGCGGCCGGTGGATCCAGTGCCGTCGGCGGCTCGGGAGCTGTCGGTAGATCCGGTGCGGTCCGCGGAAACGGTGCGGTCGGGGGGAACGGTGCGGTCGGCGGGTTGGGTACGATCGGCGGCCACGGTACGGTCGACGGTCCTGGCGGCGTCGGCGAGTGGTCGGAGGATGGCACGGTCGCCGACGGCGCGTGGACAGACAACGCCATGGCCATCTTCGGTGGAAATCCACGCACCGTGATCGTCGACGACAGCGCCGGAACCGTGCGTTTTTCCGGCACGCAGTTCCTGGTGGACGGCTATACGGTCGCCGGCGCCGGGACGTTGACAACGGACACGCCCGACACCGTGCTGCGCGTGGGTGACGGCGCCACGATCGGCAACAACAACGACGCGACTGGCAATGGCAATCGCAAGGACGGTGTCGGTGATGGTGGCGGTGGCGGCGGTCGCATTGGTGGTGGCAGTGACGGGAGTGGCGGTGGCGGTGGCAGTGGCAGCGGCACTGGCAGTGGCGGCGGCGACACCGGCGGCAACATGCGCGCCACCATCAGCGCCACCATCGCCGGACCAGGCGGCCTGGTGAAAACCGGTCCGGGCACGCTGGTCCTGCACGGCATCAACCACCATACCGGCGGCACGACCTTGAAGGAGGGCGTGCTGGAAATCCGCGAGGACCGCAACCTGGGTGCACCGCATGCCGAGCTGGCCTTCGACGGCGGCACGCTGCGCGCCACCGCGGACATCACGGGATCGCGTCCGGTCGGGGTGCGCGGCCCAGGCGGCACCGTGGATACCGGCCCTCACACCGTGCACTGGACCGGGCCGTACACCGGCACGGGCACGCTGACCAAGACGGGACCGGGGACACTGCATCTGGCGGGCCCCAATGCGGCCACGGGCGCCTTGGCCGTTGCCGCGGGCACGCTGCGCGCCACGGCCACAGGCGCCTTGGCCCCGTCGATGCGCATCGTCGTAGGCCGGGGCGCAACCCTGGATACGGCCGACACGCAGCAGACCATCGCCGGCCTGGACAATGCCGGCCTGGTCACCCTGGCAACGCCGCTGCCGCCCGGCGCATCCGCCGGTGCCCTACCCGGCAACGTACTCGTCGTGCGCGGCGACTACATCGGCCGCGACGGCGTGGTGCGCCTGCGCACGCACCTGGGCGGCAGCGATAGCCCGACAGACCGGCTGGTGATCGACGGCGGACGCGCCAGCGGGCGCACACGCCTCGCCATCGTCAACACAGGCGGCCTGGGCGCGCACACACGGGGAGACGGGATCGAAGTGATACGCGCGGTCAACGGCGCGACCACGACCGCGCAGACCACGCGCGACGCCTTCGCCCTGCAAGGCGGGCATGTCGACGCGGGCGCCTACCAGTACCGCCTTTATCCGGGCGACGCCTACGGTGCCGGTGAAAGCTGGTACCTGCGGTCCACGGCGCCCGCCGTGCCCGCCGCCGCGGCGCAGGGCGCGATACCTGGCTCCGGGCAGGGCGCGGCGCGCGCCATGGCCGCCGCGCCGGGCCGCACCAGCTATCGCCCAGAAACCGCCCTGTACGCCGCGCTGCCGGCCATGCTGACGCAGGTGGACCTGGCGATGCTGGGCACCCTGCACCGGCGCGAAGGCGACGGCGCCGTCTCGGCGGCGCTGGACTCCGGCGCATCGCGCCGCCGCGCCTGGGGCCGCGTCATCGACCAGGACACGCGTATCCGCCAGCACGGGACGGTCGCGCCGCGCAGCGCGGGATGGACGTCGGGCGTGCAAGCGGGTGCCGACCTGTATGCCGGCACGCACCATCGCGCCGGACTCTACGGCGGCACGCTGGGCTGGCGGCATCGGGTACACGGCGACGCCGGCGGCATCCCCGATCGCGCCGTCGGCCGCCTGCAGGGCCGCTCCAACCAGCTCGGCGCCTACTGGACGTACAAGGCCGATGCGGGCTGGTATGCCGACATGGTGCTGCAGCATGGACACGAACGCGGCAAGGGCAACGCCGCCGGCGGCAGCAGCGCGGATTTCCGCGCACGCGGCACGCTGGTTTCGCTGGAAACCGGCGCACCGCTGCCGCTGGGCAGGCGCTGGACGGGTGAGCCGCAGGCACAGCTCATCGCCGTCCACCGGCATATCGGCGATGTCGATCTGCCCGCCGCCACCGTGCGCCAGCATCCGGGCAACACCGTCATCGCGCGCCTGGGCCTGCGGCTGAAGGGCGATTACGCCGGCCGGCACGGGCAGGCCTTGCCCTACGCGCGCGTGAACCTGTGGCACGGGCTGCCGGGCAGCGATACGCAATCCATACAGGGACCGGGCGGCACGGCCCGCATCGGCGAGGCGCGTGGCTACACGTCGGGCGAACTGGCCGCCGGCGGCACCTGGATCGTCAACCGCCACATCGGGCTGTATGGAGAAATCGGGCGCCTGTATCCCCTTGGCGGTGCGCAGCGCGTCTCCGCCGGACACACGATATCCGCGGGCATGCGCATCGCGTGGTGA
- a CDS encoding YoaK family protein, which yields MPVHYLRALTSPGRTTESNRRLGRSLAFVAGAANAGGFLAVGQYTSHMTGIVSALADHAVLGEIALVVAGLCSLLAFMVGAAVSAILINWGRRRGAHSEYAMPLMLEASLLLVFGLLGAQLEQQRMFFVPATVGLLCFIMGLQNAIITKISKAEIRTTHMTGVVTDIGIEIGKLLYWNARNDGPRDARVLANRPRLRLLGSLLGMFLLGGLAGALGFKHMGFVATVPLAGLLVLLAIVPVFDDLAALGRRF from the coding sequence ATGCCCGTGCACTATCTCCGTGCGTTGACCAGCCCCGGCCGCACCACCGAAAGCAACCGCCGCCTGGGACGCTCCCTGGCCTTCGTCGCCGGGGCGGCGAACGCCGGCGGCTTCCTGGCGGTGGGCCAGTACACCTCCCACATGACGGGCATCGTCTCCGCGCTCGCGGACCACGCGGTCCTGGGCGAGATCGCGCTGGTCGTCGCGGGGCTGTGTTCCCTGCTGGCCTTCATGGTGGGCGCGGCCGTTTCCGCCATCCTCATCAACTGGGGCCGGCGGCGCGGCGCGCACAGCGAATACGCCATGCCACTGATGCTGGAAGCCTCGCTGCTGCTGGTGTTCGGCCTGCTGGGCGCGCAGTTGGAACAGCAACGCATGTTCTTCGTCCCGGCCACCGTGGGCCTGTTGTGTTTCATCATGGGCTTGCAGAACGCCATCATCACCAAGATATCGAAGGCGGAAATCCGCACGACGCACATGACGGGCGTGGTCACCGATATCGGCATCGAAATCGGCAAGCTGCTGTACTGGAATGCCCGCAACGACGGGCCCCGGGATGCCAGGGTGCTGGCCAACCGGCCGCGGCTGCGGCTGCTGGGGTCGCTGCTGGGCATGTTCCTGCTGGGCGGGTTGGCCGGCGCGCTGGGCTTCAAGCACATGGGATTTGTCGCCACGGTGCCCCTGGCCGGACTGCTGGTCTTGCTGGCCATCGTGCCGGTATTCGACGACCTGGCCGCGCTGGGCCGGCGGTTCTAA
- a CDS encoding DUF763 domain-containing protein, whose amino-acid sequence MRRAGSADLPLHGGRVPAWLGARMTRLGAVITQAIVHHYGRDEFLRRLAHPFWFQSFGAVMGMDWHSSGITTSVIGALKRGLAPLSGELGIHVCGGRGNHSRRTPQELALVAERVGVDGDALARASRLVAKVDSAAVQDGFDLYLHGFFVTDDGKWTVVQQGMNGDNRLARRYHWLSEDLRSFVDAPHSAIDGPNQGRIMNLTDRRAAASRDGQLVLLREQGPDFIVAEAGALAASRPDIDADDTAMPRSAAAKGKQASRGAATTPALGAGVPAQGQLALPHLVMPAHHDVRPKDVNMRRLHGALAAAAECGPRDFAELLLVPGVGARTVRSLALVAEVVHGAPCRFADPARFSMAHGGKDRHPYPVPLDVYDRTIDVMKTAVSQARLGNEEKLDALKRLDRQARRLEDTARGPALPDFIEQERHDSPDYGGRSVFGWEARAQVMPADDGDADR is encoded by the coding sequence ATGCGAAGAGCGGGCAGCGCGGATCTTCCCTTGCATGGCGGCCGCGTGCCGGCCTGGCTGGGCGCGCGCATGACGCGCCTGGGTGCGGTCATCACGCAGGCCATCGTGCACCACTACGGCCGCGATGAATTCCTGCGCCGCCTGGCCCATCCTTTCTGGTTCCAGTCCTTCGGCGCCGTCATGGGCATGGATTGGCATTCCTCGGGCATTACGACCAGCGTGATTGGCGCGCTCAAGCGCGGGCTCGCGCCCTTGTCGGGCGAACTGGGCATACACGTCTGCGGAGGACGCGGCAACCATTCGCGCAGGACGCCGCAGGAACTGGCGCTCGTCGCCGAACGCGTCGGCGTGGACGGCGATGCGCTGGCGCGCGCCAGCCGGCTGGTGGCCAAGGTGGACAGCGCGGCGGTGCAAGATGGATTCGATCTTTACCTGCACGGTTTCTTCGTCACCGATGACGGCAAATGGACGGTGGTGCAGCAGGGCATGAACGGCGACAACCGCCTGGCCCGGCGCTATCACTGGCTGTCCGAGGATTTACGCAGCTTCGTCGACGCCCCGCACAGCGCCATCGACGGCCCCAACCAGGGCCGGATCATGAACCTGACCGACCGGCGCGCGGCCGCCTCGCGGGATGGGCAACTGGTGCTGCTGCGCGAGCAGGGGCCGGACTTCATCGTCGCGGAAGCGGGCGCGCTTGCCGCATCCCGGCCGGACATCGACGCGGACGACACGGCGATGCCGCGCTCCGCGGCGGCCAAGGGCAAACAGGCCTCGCGCGGCGCGGCGACTACGCCCGCCTTGGGGGCCGGCGTGCCGGCGCAGGGCCAGCTTGCGCTGCCGCACCTGGTCATGCCCGCCCATCACGACGTACGTCCCAAGGATGTGAATATGCGCCGCCTGCATGGTGCGCTGGCGGCCGCCGCCGAATGCGGTCCCCGGGATTTCGCCGAGCTGCTGCTGGTGCCCGGCGTGGGCGCGCGCACCGTGCGATCGCTGGCCCTGGTCGCCGAGGTCGTGCATGGCGCGCCCTGCCGCTTCGCCGACCCGGCGCGGTTCTCCATGGCGCACGGCGGCAAGGACCGGCATCCCTACCCCGTGCCCCTGGATGTCTACGATCGCACCATCGACGTCATGAAGACCGCCGTCAGCCAGGCCCGGCTGGGCAACGAAGAAAAACTGGACGCGCTCAAGCGCCTGGACCGCCAGGCCCGCCGCCTGGAGGACACCGCGCGCGGCCCGGCCCTGCCTGACTTCATCGAGCAGGAACGCCACGATTCGCCGGACTACGGCGGGCGCAGCGTGTTCGGGTGGGAAGCGCGCGCGCAGGTCATGCCGGCCGATGACGGCGACGCGGACCGTTAG
- a CDS encoding permease, with product MDTRRSANPALGIAVFLLIAIAGLFYVKWSPYYTRAWVAADSHSIGTSILMGTADSPPSPSLRAAVDYALAYGKAIWQAMVLGLLLGSAVQALLPRRWIARALGGTGLGSVVAGGLMSLPGMMCTCCAAPVVAGLRKCQAAPGSAVAFWLGNSVLNPATLVFMGFVLGWQWSALRLSLGVVMVFGLGWLLNRMNAISGRTIDPAPVQALQAQAQAEASEAGVFRRWVAIFARMTLRLVPEYIVLVLLLGAARAWLFPHISADVDNHLWWIAGLAVAGALFVIPTAGEVPIIQAMLSLGMAAGPAAALLMTLPPISLPSLAMLAASFRRVELATVFAGVVATGLVAGGLAIALGF from the coding sequence ATCGATACAAGACGTTCCGCCAACCCGGCCCTGGGCATTGCCGTTTTCCTGCTGATCGCCATCGCGGGACTGTTCTACGTGAAGTGGTCGCCCTACTACACCCGCGCCTGGGTCGCCGCCGATAGCCATTCCATCGGCACCTCCATCTTGATGGGCACGGCCGACAGCCCGCCGTCGCCGTCCCTGCGCGCGGCCGTGGACTATGCGCTCGCCTATGGCAAGGCCATCTGGCAGGCCATGGTACTGGGCCTGCTGCTGGGATCGGCGGTGCAGGCGCTGCTGCCGCGCCGCTGGATCGCACGCGCGCTGGGCGGCACCGGCCTGGGTAGCGTCGTGGCGGGCGGCCTGATGTCCCTGCCCGGCATGATGTGCACCTGCTGTGCCGCGCCTGTGGTGGCCGGCCTGCGCAAATGCCAGGCGGCGCCCGGCAGCGCCGTCGCGTTCTGGCTGGGCAATTCGGTGTTGAACCCGGCCACGCTGGTTTTCATGGGTTTCGTGCTGGGCTGGCAGTGGTCGGCGTTGCGCCTGTCGCTGGGCGTCGTCATGGTGTTCGGGCTGGGCTGGCTGCTTAACCGCATGAACGCCATATCGGGGCGCACGATCGATCCGGCGCCGGTGCAGGCCCTGCAGGCGCAGGCCCAGGCCGAGGCCAGCGAAGCCGGTGTCTTCAGGCGCTGGGTCGCGATCTTCGCGCGCATGACGCTGCGCCTGGTGCCGGAATACATCGTCCTGGTGCTGCTGCTGGGCGCCGCGCGCGCCTGGCTGTTCCCGCATATCAGCGCGGACGTCGACAACCACCTGTGGTGGATCGCCGGCCTGGCGGTGGCGGGCGCGCTGTTCGTCATCCCCACCGCGGGCGAAGTGCCCATCATCCAGGCGATGCTGTCACTGGGCATGGCGGCCGGTCCCGCCGCCGCCCTGCTGATGACGCTGCCGCCCATCAGCCTGCCTTCGCTGGCGATGCTGGCCGCTTCCTTCCGGCGCGTGGAGCTGGCCACGGTATTCGCCGGCGTCGTCGCCACCGGCCTGGTGGCGGGCGGCCTGGCGATCGCGCTGGGCTTCTAG
- a CDS encoding dipeptidase: MRLQWRVIYSGAQAIASGRRVVLAGYPVFPLPGRPSDTLALTEDMPCCGAHASLDADRAVEVHAGTAVPVCTGPVRVEGYWEPLRDDPAGWRYRIRGARVTPIMDPWEAAGLNRRRFLALGALSGLAACAAPSDPQGAAPHAARAAAPASDADTLAWMRAQVTVDIHSHAGHMTLGRAPVPRAFSPVASPMRAGGMDVVCLAIVTDSSVDHIVETASGRRRIVAYREPAPGEMAARGEASFQRLHALMSEQGLRPVLDGPALAAARATGGGVIVAAEGADFLEGDAGRLEDAWRRHALRHLQLTHYRVNELGDIQTAPPVHGGLTDFGAEVIRLCNRLGIVVDVAHGTQALVKRAAAVTTRPLVLSHTALSQRPSRYGRAISAEHARLIADTDGVIGVWPLAATYPSLAAMAGGIRAMVDVVGVRHVGVGTDMLGLLGPSALDSYRKLPQLARALLDAGFTQEEAGLILGGNYARVWAATMTS; the protein is encoded by the coding sequence ATGCGCTTGCAATGGCGTGTGATTTATTCCGGTGCCCAGGCCATCGCCTCGGGCAGGCGCGTGGTGCTGGCGGGGTATCCCGTCTTTCCGCTGCCCGGACGGCCTTCCGACACACTGGCCCTGACCGAGGACATGCCCTGTTGCGGCGCCCACGCCAGCCTGGACGCGGATAGGGCGGTGGAGGTGCACGCGGGCACGGCCGTGCCCGTGTGCACCGGCCCCGTGCGGGTCGAAGGGTACTGGGAACCGCTGCGCGACGATCCCGCCGGCTGGCGATACCGGATACGCGGCGCGCGCGTGACACCGATCATGGACCCTTGGGAAGCCGCGGGATTGAACCGCCGGCGTTTCCTGGCGCTGGGTGCCTTGTCCGGCCTGGCCGCCTGCGCCGCGCCATCGGATCCGCAAGGCGCGGCACCGCATGCCGCCCGCGCCGCCGCGCCGGCGAGCGATGCCGATACGCTGGCCTGGATGCGCGCGCAGGTCACCGTCGACATACACAGCCATGCGGGCCATATGACCCTGGGCCGGGCGCCGGTGCCGCGCGCTTTCTCGCCTGTCGCATCACCCATGCGCGCGGGCGGCATGGACGTGGTCTGCCTGGCCATCGTCACGGATTCCAGCGTCGACCATATCGTCGAGACAGCGTCGGGGCGGCGCCGCATCGTTGCCTACCGCGAGCCCGCCCCCGGCGAGATGGCCGCGCGCGGCGAGGCGTCCTTCCAGCGCCTGCATGCCCTGATGTCGGAACAGGGCCTGCGCCCGGTGCTGGACGGCCCCGCGCTGGCGGCCGCCCGCGCGACGGGCGGCGGTGTGATCGTGGCCGCCGAAGGGGCGGATTTCCTGGAAGGCGATGCGGGCCGGCTGGAGGACGCGTGGCGCAGGCATGCATTGCGCCATCTGCAGCTGACGCATTACCGCGTCAACGAATTGGGCGATATCCAGACCGCGCCGCCCGTGCATGGGGGCTTGACGGACTTTGGCGCGGAAGTCATCCGCCTATGCAACCGCCTTGGCATCGTCGTCGACGTCGCCCATGGGACGCAGGCATTGGTGAAGCGGGCCGCGGCGGTGACCACGCGCCCCTTGGTGCTGTCCCATACGGCCTTGAGCCAGCGGCCGTCGCGCTATGGCCGCGCCATCTCTGCCGAGCATGCACGCCTGATCGCGGATACGGACGGCGTGATCGGCGTCTGGCCGCTTGCCGCCACCTACCCCTCGCTGGCCGCGATGGCCGGCGGCATCCGCGCCATGGTGGACGTCGTGGGCGTGCGCCACGTGGGCGTGGGTACCGACATGCTGGGGCTGCTGGGCCCGTCGGCGCTGGACAGCTACCGCAAGCTACCGCAGCTGGCGCGGGCCCTGCTCGACGCAGGCTTCACGCAAGAGGAAGCGGGCTTGATACTGGGCGGCAACTATGCGCGCGTATGGGCCGCGACGATGACGTCGTGA
- a CDS encoding Bug family tripartite tricarboxylate transporter substrate binding protein — MKREVLLAGVLACGLLAATPVATHAQAEPAFPKVMTMVVPFPPGGSNDVFARVLAEKLSARLHNSVIVENRPGAGGSIGADYVARAPKDGSVLMLSSSTFTTNAAVQPKLQYDVLKDFSPVAMLASSPMAITVGKGSKYDSLRSLLDDARKEPGKISYGSAGIGSINQMASEILAGMAKVSFMHVPYKGMSPAMNDLAAERVDMIVASFASISAMLKSGRVRVLAVTSAERSPFYPDLPPAGDTVPGYAVQLWWGVLGPAGLPEPMVRKLNAEIRAVVAEPRMREMFAAESAVPSDLSVAQFADLVKRDAATWKQVARERNISVE; from the coding sequence ATGAAACGTGAAGTGCTGCTGGCCGGTGTGCTGGCGTGCGGCCTGCTGGCCGCGACCCCTGTCGCGACCCACGCGCAGGCAGAGCCTGCTTTCCCCAAGGTCATGACCATGGTCGTACCTTTCCCGCCCGGCGGCAGCAACGATGTGTTTGCCCGCGTGCTGGCGGAAAAGCTCTCGGCGCGCCTGCACAATTCGGTCATCGTCGAGAACCGCCCTGGCGCGGGCGGCTCCATCGGCGCCGACTACGTGGCGCGCGCGCCGAAGGATGGTTCGGTGCTGATGCTCAGCTCCTCCACCTTCACGACGAATGCCGCCGTACAGCCCAAGCTGCAATACGACGTGCTGAAGGACTTCAGCCCGGTCGCGATGCTGGCGTCCAGCCCCATGGCCATCACCGTCGGCAAGGGATCGAAGTACGACAGCCTGCGCAGCCTGCTAGACGACGCGCGCAAGGAACCCGGCAAGATCAGCTACGGCAGCGCCGGTATCGGCTCGATCAACCAGATGGCCAGCGAGATCCTGGCCGGCATGGCCAAGGTTTCGTTCATGCATGTGCCTTACAAGGGCATGTCGCCCGCCATGAACGACCTGGCGGCCGAACGCGTCGATATGATCGTCGCCAGCTTTGCCTCGATATCGGCCATGCTCAAGAGCGGTCGCGTGCGGGTGCTGGCCGTGACCTCGGCCGAACGCTCGCCTTTCTATCCCGACCTGCCGCCGGCCGGCGATACCGTGCCGGGCTACGCGGTGCAGTTGTGGTGGGGCGTATTGGGCCCGGCGGGCTTGCCCGAGCCGATGGTCCGCAAGCTCAATGCGGAGATTCGCGCCGTGGTCGCGGAGCCGCGCATGCGCGAGATGTTCGCCGCGGAAAGCGCGGTGCCCTCGGATCTTTCCGTGGCGCAGTTCGCGGACCTGGTAAAGCGCGATGCGGCGACCTGGAAGCAGGTAGCGCGCGAACGCAATATCTCCGTGGAGTGA
- a CDS encoding aminotransferase class V-fold PLP-dependent enzyme — MNASSHPAPLTDAAIESLRARTPGVRTTVHFNHAGASLSSMDTLEAMRRQLWREAEMGPIEAGVAARDQAEQARILAAVLLNAQPAEIALTTGNSSGWGSTFAALGNWKAGDRILVARQEWGGNIAAMHIAAVRAGARIEAIPCDDSGMADPAALDAMIDERVRLISVTWLPANGGLINPAAAIGAVARRHGIPYFVDAAQAVGQLPIDVREVGCDVLTGVGRKALRGPRETGLLYIRQDFLPRLTPAWVDTHSAPLDDDGLPAMRTDAARFEPSERSYALRCGLANALREALDIGIDNVRARIDRNARALRALLADVPGVDVLDQGRERSGLVSFAVAGNAGSAVLRMLAEQGISISSNGPAYTPLDMRARGLADIARASVSYLTTDAEIDRLVEAIRRLAR, encoded by the coding sequence ATGAATGCCTCTTCCCATCCCGCGCCATTGACCGACGCGGCCATCGAATCGTTGCGTGCCCGCACACCCGGCGTGCGTACCACGGTCCACTTCAACCACGCGGGGGCGTCGCTGTCATCGATGGACACGCTGGAAGCGATGCGCCGGCAATTGTGGCGCGAGGCGGAGATGGGCCCGATCGAAGCGGGCGTGGCGGCGCGCGACCAGGCCGAACAAGCCCGCATCCTGGCCGCCGTGCTGCTGAACGCACAGCCGGCGGAAATCGCGCTGACCACGGGCAATTCGAGCGGCTGGGGCAGCACGTTCGCCGCATTGGGAAATTGGAAAGCCGGCGACCGCATCCTGGTGGCGCGCCAGGAATGGGGCGGCAACATCGCGGCGATGCACATCGCGGCCGTACGCGCCGGCGCGCGCATCGAAGCCATTCCCTGCGATGACAGCGGCATGGCGGACCCGGCCGCGCTCGACGCCATGATCGACGAGCGCGTGCGGCTGATTTCCGTGACGTGGCTGCCGGCGAATGGCGGCCTGATCAATCCGGCCGCCGCCATCGGCGCCGTGGCACGCCGGCATGGCATTCCCTATTTCGTCGATGCCGCGCAGGCGGTGGGGCAATTGCCCATCGACGTCCGCGAGGTCGGCTGCGACGTGTTGACGGGAGTGGGCCGCAAGGCCTTGCGCGGTCCGCGCGAAACCGGGTTGCTGTATATCCGCCAGGATTTCCTGCCGCGCCTGACGCCGGCGTGGGTGGATACCCATTCCGCGCCGCTGGACGACGACGGTTTGCCCGCGATGCGGACCGACGCCGCCCGCTTCGAGCCTTCCGAACGGTCATATGCGCTGCGGTGCGGATTGGCCAACGCGCTGCGCGAAGCGCTGGATATCGGCATCGACAACGTGCGCGCGCGGATAGACCGCAACGCGCGGGCCTTGCGCGCGCTGCTGGCCGATGTGCCGGGCGTGGATGTACTGGACCAGGGGCGCGAACGCTCCGGGCTGGTGTCGTTCGCGGTCGCGGGGAACGCGGGCAGCGCCGTGCTGCGCATGCTGGCGGAGCAGGGGATTTCGATCAGCAGCAACGGGCCCGCGTATACGCCGCTGGACATGCGCGCGCGCGGGCTGGCGGATATCGCGCGCGCCTCGGTCAGCTATCTGACCACCGACGCTGAAATCGACCGTCTGGTCGAAGCGATCCGCCGTCTGGCGCGCTAG
- a CDS encoding DUF1428 domain-containing protein, which translates to MTYVDGFVAAVPIENREAYIRHARIAAEVFKQNGALSVVECWEDQVPDGKVTSFPMAVKRKEGEAIIFAWITWPSREAEQQGMKAAMEDPRLHPGQNPMPFDGQRMIYGGFTTVLDV; encoded by the coding sequence ATGACTTACGTAGACGGATTCGTGGCCGCCGTACCCATCGAGAACCGCGAGGCCTATATCAGGCACGCGCGGATCGCCGCCGAGGTCTTCAAGCAAAACGGCGCGCTCAGCGTGGTGGAATGCTGGGAAGACCAGGTGCCCGACGGCAAGGTCACCTCGTTCCCGATGGCGGTAAAGCGCAAGGAGGGCGAAGCCATCATCTTTGCCTGGATTACCTGGCCATCCCGCGAAGCGGAACAACAAGGCATGAAGGCGGCCATGGAAGACCCCCGCCTGCACCCGGGCCAGAACCCCATGCCTTTCGACGGACAACGCATGATCTACGGCGGTTTCACCACCGTCCTGGATGTCTGA